The sequence TATTGATCATTAAACATTCAAACTGAAACCCTGTCACGTATCACAAATTATTTATAATGCAGACTTAATTGTTATGTCACGGTTTTCTTATAAACTAAAAGCTGACAATTTCTCTTGATTAATATAATGAATAGTTGATAGCAGTTCTTCTTGTTTTACCGGTCTTGAAAACCAGTAGCCTTGGAATATCTGGCACCCGAGCTCTTCTAATAATTTTATTTGTTCGAAATTTTCCACACCTTCTGCTATCACCTTCAATTCCAGCGCCTTACTCATTTCCATTATGGCTTGCAGTATCGCTATATTTTTATGATCCTGAAAAAGATCCATCACAAAGGATCGGTCAATTTTCAATACATCAATCGGGAACTTCTTCAAATAAGCTAAGGAGGAGTATCCAACCCCAAAGTCATCAACCTCTATTCCAATCCCTAACGCATGGAGTTGATGCAGAACGTGTAACGATAGTTCAAGATCTTCCAACAGTAAGCTTTCGGTAATTTCAAAGCTGATTTGGTGTGCAGGGCACCCTTTTGTTAGCAATATTTTTTTTACTTTTTCAACAAAATCAGCTTCTTTCATTTGTTTGTAAGAAATATTGATAGATACATGGAAGTGGTAGCCCTGTTTGTTCCATTTCACTATATCTTCCACAATTTTCTCCATTACATAATCGCTCATTGGCACGATCCATCCGGTTTCTTCAGCAACACCGATAAACTCCCCCGGTGACACAACACCTAATTGTTGATTATTCCAACGTAACAACGCTTCTAATCCTGTAATTTCTCCTTTTTTCAAATCAATTTGAGGCTGATAACATAACTCCAATTCTTGTTGATCCATTGCCTGGTATAAATATCGTTTGATATGTAACTCACGGTTTTTGCGATTGGCTTGATCATTAAAATAAAAGTAAAATTGATTTTCACCTAAACTTTTTGCAATCTGCAACGCTTCCTGTCCTTGTAAAAGCATCATATCTGCCGTTTGTTTTTCATAACATACCACGCCTATCGAGACGCTCGCTAAAAATTCTTGCTCTTCATACCTCCATGGAAGTCTCAGTATCTCAAAAAACTTCAACATAACCCGTTCCAATTGCTTCTTAGTAAGTCTAGTAATCAGACAGAACTCATCTTCTCCACTTCGCGCAAGTACGATCGGTTGAAAGTGGTCCTTTAATCGGTTGGACATTTCCATCATCACATAATCCCAAGCATTGATCCCATACATACTCTTTATTTCTTTCATTTGATCAAAATCAAGAAGCAATAGGTTAAAGCGGTATTTTGCTTGTACGAGATAGTCGATTTCTTTTCTTAATTTATATTTATTTGGTAATTGTGTAACCGGATCAAAGTATAGAATTTTATCTAAAGATTCCTGATATTGCTTTCTGGACGTCACATCCCTCGCCAAAAACAATAAACTAGTCTCATTGTTTTGGCCTACCACACGCTTTCCTTTCACATCCAGCCATTTTAATTGACCATGATGGTCTGTTACTTCTATTTCAGTTGTATCCTCTTCCTTAACATATAATAAATAGTGGATAAGATACTGAATGGTCTGTTTTGCATTATCACTAAACATTTTCTCTATATTAAAACGGGAAATACTATTGCCAATCAATTGTTTGATCGATGGCGAAACATACTGCAAATCTTTTTTCTCGTTTATTAAACAAATTATATCTGTCGTATTTTCAGCAATTAATCGGAAACGGTAATTATTCTCTTTAATCGTTTCCTGGAAATTCAAATTCTCCATTACTTGTCCAATAATATAAGCATAAGTTTCCAATGCTCTAATTTCCTGTTCTGAAGGAGTATGAAGGCTCTTCCGATAAAGTGTAAATACACCGATAACATCATCAGTACTCGTATTGATTGGCGTCGACCAAATAGTCTGAATTCCGTATTTTCGTGATAAATCTACATATTTTGCATTTTCTAGAGCAGGAAGATTATCAATAATAATTGTTTTATTAAAGAATGCCGCTTCGCCGCTAATTCCTTCTTTTTTTCTTATCGGAAAGTCAGCTAATTCATCTAAAAATTGCTGTGGCAAAGAATACGTTGCAAATGTACGCAATTGCATCGTCTGAACATCCTTCTGAAAAATTAAACTTTGATAGCCGGTCTGTTCATCTACGATCTTACATACTTCTCGAAAGGCTGTAAGTTTATCTGGATGCTCCAACAGTTTTTTTACAATCATAAATTGGTTCTCCACTAGAATAGATTGATTCTTTTTATCGGTAATGTCATTTTGGATAGCAATTAAAAATCTCTTCTCTTGATTCATTACTGGTTTAATTTTTAATTCATTCCAGAATTCTTCACCATTTTTTCGATAATTTTTAATTTCTGTCTGAACTGGCTGAAACTGATGCAATGCTTGTTCAATGCTTTTAATATCTTCTTCCTTTGTACGCTGACCATGAAGAATTCGGCAATTCTGTCCTATCACTTCATCTGCTGTATAGCCGGTAAGCCCCTCGAAACCTTTATTAACATAGACAATAGGATAATCTTCTTTGTCAGGATCAATTAATATAATGCCACTGGAAATTTGGTCAAATAGATGTAACAGTCGTCGGTTCTCTTCCAGTGATTCAGTAGCAAGTGACTCTGTAACGATTCGCGAGTGTAATTCCTGTTGATATTTTTTTGTTTGTATGTGTATTAAATAATAAAGTAAACAAGATGTTATGGTGAGGAAAATCAAATGCATGAATGTATGTTGATCTATCAAGAATACTGAAGCTAGCCGTTGTAAAGTTATGTTAGATAAGTCAGAAAAAAGGATCCATAAAACACCGGATAAAACATAGACACTTGTAATACGAAGTGCGCTTTTCACTATCGCCACCCCTATTGTTACTGACATCATTTTAGTTGGTATAATCATACCATATCTATTATTAGGACACTATACCTAAAATCAAAAAATATCAACGGAATAAACAGTACTTTTAAACCACAATAAGGACAGACCATTGTATGGTACTCCTCTTTCTCAACCTGTTATACTATTTTAAATTTTTCTATTTGTTTTTCTAAAGATCCTGCCAGCGCCTCTAATTCCTGTGCACTACGCGATACTTCTTCCATAGAGTGATTCGTTTCTTCAGCTGACGCAGCAGTTTGCTCTACTGCAGCAGCAGATTGCTGGCTAACAGCTGCAATTTCATCCACTGACCTATGCATTTCTGTACTGTGCTCATTGATCTCTTCTAAGTTACTTACCATATGATTCATACGATTCACCATTTCTGTAATCGATTGATTAATCGTAGAGAAGTTCTCACCTGTTTGTCGCATTTGCTCCGTACCATTCTCTACTTCCTGATAGCCTGCTTCTAATGACTGTGCTACCTGATTGGATTCGGTTTGAATATTGGCTACTATATTCGTAATATCTGCAATCGAATCGGTAACCTGTTCCGCTAATTTTCTTACCTCATCCGCAACAACGGCAAATCCTTTTCCTGTTTCACCTGCTCTTGCAGCTTCTATCGCTGCATTCAACGCTAACAAATTGGTTTGTTCTGCAATCTCTTTAATCACTTCTACTATGCGATCAATTTCTTCTGTACGTTTATCTAGTCCTTGTACTTTATGATAGGATGTCTGAACCATTTGATGAATGGTTCTCATTTGATTAACAGAGCGATCAATAGCATGCTTTCCTTGTTCGCTTAGATCCATTACTCGTGCTGATTCACCGGCGATTTGGTTTCCATATTCAACAACACTGTTCACTCTCTTATTGTACTGATCCATTGCACCTGCCAGGTCAGAAGCATGGCTTGCTTGTGATTCACTTCCAGAAGATAATTCTTCCATTGTTGCAGCAATTTGTTCACTTCCCTCTTTTACTTGATCAGAGGACTGCTTTAATGTACTGCTCTGTCCTAACACCTGGCCAGTAGCCATCATCAATTGATTTATAGTCCCATATAAATTTTCTTTCAATGCATTCATAGCTCGTGCTAAATCTTCAAATTCATCTTTTCCTTCTACTTTAACATCCGGTCTGGACAAATCACCTTGTGCTAAATAATGTAGCTCTGTTTTTACTACTACAATATTGCGATTAATTAATCTAACAATTAGGAGTACGATTAAGAGCCCTATTACAACCGATATAGCCATTGTAATTAAGGTAGAATGGAGAAGATCCTGCCGCATGTCAGATACTAGTGTATACATATCAAAATCTAGTGCTGCAACACCGATAATGGACCCATCGTTCCCTTGAATTGTTTGGGCTAATGTAATCGTTGGTTTATCAGTAGCCGTGTCTAAATAAGGTTTTGACCAAACCAATTGCTCCGGGTTGGCAGCGGCTTTTTGGTACCAATCCGTTTCAGTAGCCTTGTAGCCAGATAAATCAGTACCATCTGTATAGTTGTCCATATAAAGGGCATTATCAGTTGTAGCAAGATATAAATTAAGAATATATTCCATATTTTCTGCTTTTTCTGATAAGAAATCCAAATAAAAACTAGTTAATTTTGGGTTGTTCATCACTGGCATATTAGAAGTTACTGATTCCTCAACATCAGATGTCTGCACCTTCTGATAGTTTATTTGCTCTAATGTAGATAGGTCAGAAATAAATGCCTCATATTCCTCAAAAATCTTATTGTATTTTGGTGATATTTCGACGATGTCATCTTTTTGCACAATTGCTCTTTCCAAAATTTCTGTTTGTTGATAAGATATGTACCCGACGAAGCTTATTGGAATAATAAGTAAGAAAATCATTGTTGCTGGTAATTTAAATCGTAACTGTCGTAGCTTCTGCATAGTCGTCCCCTTCTTTTTGTTTTAGTGTTTTCAGCATCAGTCTATATTACCATACAACGCAATATGTTACTATATATCGCAGTAATTTAAGTCTTATTGCCTATTTTTATGTTTCTAATCTGTCGTTAGTATTAATTGACTATAAGAACAATCCGCATTCACTCCTGCTAAATTACTAAAACTAGAAAAGACCACCCGATCCTAATATAAAACATGTTAAGTGACACATAGCAATCATTTTAAAATGAATCATGTGCTGGGATACCTTTACCAGCCATTTATCGGCCAGTAGGAGTCTATCCGCCGGCCTGCGCTATGGTTCAGACTCTTTAAGAAGACAAAACCAGCCGGGAAACACCCTCACTTGTCTTCTTTCTTTTTGAACACTACAAATCTTGTTGTGCTACTTCCTACTTTTGGTTCCTTTCTCGCTAAACGATACAAATCTCTGGTCAACGCTTCCCACTTTTAGTTCCTTTCTCACTAATAATAGTGATTGAGTACAATTTAAATTTTCAGTACGTCGAGCAGATTCATCGCGAATTTTTTTACTTTACTTATGTAATAAAAAAACAGCTAGCCCTACTTTGCTAGCTGTTTTTATTGGGTTATTTCACAATCAGTACTGGGCAGTGAACCCGTTTAGCTATTTTATGGCTGACACTGCCTAATATCATTGTCTGTAATTTATTTTTGCCTCTGCTTCCGACAATAACAATATCGTAGTCGTAATCATTAGCAAACGAGACAATAGCAGGCCCTGGTTCACCATGTATGATATGTGATTCGCATGTAATATTTGCTTCTTTGAGCTTATCTACAACTGGTTTTATTTTTAGTTCTCTTTCTTTCTTCACCTGATATTTATCCAGACCATGTAAAACATCTTCTTTTGACGTTTTGCCATCAACTGCGTAGACTACATCTACTTTACTGTTATCGATCTTAGCTAGTTCCACAGCATGAGATGCAGCGCGTAATGAATGCTCAGATCCGTCAGAAGCTAATAATATTTTTCGATACATCCGTTCACCTCATTTATCGATTAGTGACCTGAAGCTTTTGATAAACCACCAATTTTGTTTTTGAGTGATTTACTTTCATCATTTAAACCGACATATTCGACGTTCACTTCATTTTGCTCGAATTTCATTTCTATTTTATCTAGCGCTCCTATAGCAGAATCATCCCACAGGTGAGCATGAGTCAGGTCAATTTCCACTTCCGTTATATCATCTTGAAAATTAAATTTTTCTACAAAATCATTAACAGACGCAAAAAATATTTGACCATCGACTTTGTATATTTTTTTCTTTCCTTCAATTGCAATAATCTGGGTTACGTGTACCTTTGAAATTTTTGCAGCAAAAAATATTGCACTTAGCAGCACTCCAGCTAATACACCGATAGATAAGTTATGGGTCATTACTACAGATAGAACTGTTACGACCATAACAACAGCATCTGTTCTTGGCACTCTATGCAGGGTGGTGATGGACGACCAGTCAAAAGTACTTATAGATACCATGAACATAACGCCTGCTAAAGCAGCCATCGGGATCCGTACGACAACATCTCCTAATACAAATATTAAAAACATTAAGAAGATACCCGCCACAAACGTCGACAGTCTTCCGCGTCCGCCTGATTTAACATTAATAACAGATTGTCCGATCATAGCACAACCCGCCATACCACCAAAGAAGCCCGTCACAATATTAGCAACTCCCTGTCCACGACTTTCTTGATTTTTATTACTTTCTGTATCTGTCATATCATCCACGATGTTCGCTGTAAGTAATGACTCTAATAAACCTACTACTGCTAACGAAAGGGAATAAGGAAAAATGATAGCTAGTGTTTCGAAATTAAATGGTATATCCGGAATTAAAAATACAGGTAAATCTGAACTTAAGTTTCCTAAATCACCAACGCTGCGAACGTCAAAGCCAAAATATAAAGATATAGCTGTAACAGCAATAATTGCTACTAAAGTGGATGGAATCACTTTTGTTAGTCTAGGAAAAAGGTAAATGATACCCAGTGTCAGCGCAACTAAGGCATACATCACAAATCCTTCTCCTTTGAAATGTTCAAGTTGTGCTGTGAAAATTAAGATAGCAAGGGCATTGACAAACCCTACCATTACAGATCGTGGAACGAATTTCATCACTGTTGCTAATTTAAAAACACCAAATATAATTTGAATAATTCCTGTCAAAATAGTTGCTGCAAATAAGTATTGCAACCCGTGATCCGCAACTAAATTCACCATTAATAATGCCATTGCTCCCGTTGCCGCTGAAATCATCCCTGGTCTTCCACCTACGAATGAAATGATCACCGCCATACAAAAAGAAGCATACAAACCAACCATTGGATCGACGCCGGCAATAATCGAAAAAGCTATCGCCTCTGGAATTAATGCTAATGCGACTACAATACCCGATAAGATATCTCCTTTAATATTGCCGAACCAATCCTGTCTTATTTTCGATAAGTTCATGAAGCACCTCTTTCTTTTCGTTTACTCAAAGTTTCCTTCTGAGAAACTTGCCGTAATGAACAAATCGAATCATACCATATTTACGCCGATCATTAAACCGTTAAAAAAACGCATTCATTTACTTTTTCCTCTACTATACTTTCATTTACGTATGTATTAGACTATTTTACTTAAACAGGTCAAGCAGACATCATAGTAGGAAAAAACGGACATAACCTGCCCGGTTCTATTTGATTTAAATTTCATATAACTACCTATGATATGGATTATGTCAACTAACAGCTTAGTATTTATTTTGAAATGATTCATGTGCTAGGATACCGCTCCGGCCAACCACTCCACGTCCTGTGGGTCAAAGCGGTATCCAGCAGATTGAATATTTCAGAATGGGCACTTAGCTGCTACATTAGATAATCCATTTTATAACACCACATCTTCATTTTCAGTATAAAAGAAGAACTGCTATAGAAGCAGTTCTTCTTTCTACACGATTATCCAAATAACTTATCCCATGTTTTAGGTCCTACTATTCCATCTACTTTTAGCGCGTTTCTCTGTTGATATTCTCTCACTTTCTTTTCTGTTTGTGTTCCGAAAATACCATCTGCTTTCGCATACACACGACGCTGAATAATTCTTACAATGTCGCCTCTGCTGCCATTTTTAATAATCCCTGGATATTTAGATACTAAGGTTGTTTGTTCGTCTAGCTTAGCATTTGTATTGGGTCCTACAATTCCATCAACTGCAAGATGTTCTGCAGATTGAAAGGAGCGTACAGCTGATTCAGTTTCTTGGCCAAAAACACCATCTGCACCGAATTTCGGCAGGGAAAAGCCTAATTTTATTAGATCGCGTTGCAACTTTCGTACAGCTGAGCCTGAGTCTCCAGATTCCAGAAGATCATCGAGATCAAAATTATTTAAATATGCAATCGGGTTGAGTGTGGAAGACTTCTTATCAGGACGATAACCGTAAGGCGGTTTCATCTCTACTATTTTCCTTACTTCAAAGTGCAAATGGGAACCTGTCACATAACCCGTGCTTCCCTGATAACCAATCACTTGATTTTGTCCAATTGTTTGTCCTTTCGATACGGTTACTGAATTTAAATGTGCATACAATTGCTCCCTGTTATTACGGTCTCTTATTAAGACTACATTTCCATATCCGCCCAAGCCTGTACCACTATTTCCAAACCCTGCATAAATAACGGTACCAGATGTAAAGGCCTGAATTGGTGCTTTGTGATATTTCACTAAATCTACGCCAGAATGAAACGTGCTACTATTGGAAATAGGATGTGTCCGATTTCCATACGGACTAGTGATCGTGTAACCTCTAAACTCTGCCATGATATTTCCTCCCTTTTATATTTTTCCATCTCTATGATAAGTCTGTTTTACGATTTGATG is a genomic window of Gracilibacillus salinarum containing:
- a CDS encoding EAL domain-containing protein, whose translation is MKSALRITSVYVLSGVLWILFSDLSNITLQRLASVFLIDQHTFMHLIFLTITSCLLYYLIHIQTKKYQQELHSRIVTESLATESLEENRRLLHLFDQISSGIILIDPDKEDYPIVYVNKGFEGLTGYTADEVIGQNCRILHGQRTKEEDIKSIEQALHQFQPVQTEIKNYRKNGEEFWNELKIKPVMNQEKRFLIAIQNDITDKKNQSILVENQFMIVKKLLEHPDKLTAFREVCKIVDEQTGYQSLIFQKDVQTMQLRTFATYSLPQQFLDELADFPIRKKEGISGEAAFFNKTIIIDNLPALENAKYVDLSRKYGIQTIWSTPINTSTDDVIGVFTLYRKSLHTPSEQEIRALETYAYIIGQVMENLNFQETIKENNYRFRLIAENTTDIICLINEKKDLQYVSPSIKQLIGNSISRFNIEKMFSDNAKQTIQYLIHYLLYVKEEDTTEIEVTDHHGQLKWLDVKGKRVVGQNNETSLLFLARDVTSRKQYQESLDKILYFDPVTQLPNKYKLRKEIDYLVQAKYRFNLLLLDFDQMKEIKSMYGINAWDYVMMEMSNRLKDHFQPIVLARSGEDEFCLITRLTKKQLERVMLKFFEILRLPWRYEEQEFLASVSIGVVCYEKQTADMMLLQGQEALQIAKSLGENQFYFYFNDQANRKNRELHIKRYLYQAMDQQELELCYQPQIDLKKGEITGLEALLRWNNQQLGVVSPGEFIGVAEETGWIVPMSDYVMEKIVEDIVKWNKQGYHFHVSINISYKQMKEADFVEKVKKILLTKGCPAHQISFEITESLLLEDLELSLHVLHQLHALGIGIEVDDFGVGYSSLAYLKKFPIDVLKIDRSFVMDLFQDHKNIAILQAIMEMSKALELKVIAEGVENFEQIKLLEELGCQIFQGYWFSRPVKQEELLSTIHYINQEKLSAFSL
- a CDS encoding peptidoglycan-binding protein produces the protein MAEFRGYTITSPYGNRTHPISNSSTFHSGVDLVKYHKAPIQAFTSGTVIYAGFGNSGTGLGGYGNVVLIRDRNNREQLYAHLNSVTVSKGQTIGQNQVIGYQGSTGYVTGSHLHFEVRKIVEMKPPYGYRPDKKSSTLNPIAYLNNFDLDDLLESGDSGSAVRKLQRDLIKLGFSLPKFGADGVFGQETESAVRSFQSAEHLAVDGIVGPNTNAKLDEQTTLVSKYPGIIKNGSRGDIVRIIQRRVYAKADGIFGTQTEKKVREYQQRNALKVDGIVGPKTWDKLFG
- a CDS encoding universal stress protein, which translates into the protein MYRKILLASDGSEHSLRAASHAVELAKIDNSKVDVVYAVDGKTSKEDVLHGLDKYQVKKERELKIKPVVDKLKEANITCESHIIHGEPGPAIVSFANDYDYDIVIVGSRGKNKLQTMILGSVSHKIAKRVHCPVLIVK
- a CDS encoding SulP family inorganic anion transporter, whose amino-acid sequence is MNLSKIRQDWFGNIKGDILSGIVVALALIPEAIAFSIIAGVDPMVGLYASFCMAVIISFVGGRPGMISAATGAMALLMVNLVADHGLQYLFAATILTGIIQIIFGVFKLATVMKFVPRSVMVGFVNALAILIFTAQLEHFKGEGFVMYALVALTLGIIYLFPRLTKVIPSTLVAIIAVTAISLYFGFDVRSVGDLGNLSSDLPVFLIPDIPFNFETLAIIFPYSLSLAVVGLLESLLTANIVDDMTDTESNKNQESRGQGVANIVTGFFGGMAGCAMIGQSVINVKSGGRGRLSTFVAGIFLMFLIFVLGDVVVRIPMAALAGVMFMVSISTFDWSSITTLHRVPRTDAVVMVVTVLSVVMTHNLSIGVLAGVLLSAIFFAAKISKVHVTQIIAIEGKKKIYKVDGQIFFASVNDFVEKFNFQDDITEVEIDLTHAHLWDDSAIGALDKIEMKFEQNEVNVEYVGLNDESKSLKNKIGGLSKASGH
- a CDS encoding methyl-accepting chemotaxis protein, translating into MQKLRQLRFKLPATMIFLLIIPISFVGYISYQQTEILERAIVQKDDIVEISPKYNKIFEEYEAFISDLSTLEQINYQKVQTSDVEESVTSNMPVMNNPKLTSFYLDFLSEKAENMEYILNLYLATTDNALYMDNYTDGTDLSGYKATETDWYQKAAANPEQLVWSKPYLDTATDKPTITLAQTIQGNDGSIIGVAALDFDMYTLVSDMRQDLLHSTLITMAISVVIGLLIVLLIVRLINRNIVVVKTELHYLAQGDLSRPDVKVEGKDEFEDLARAMNALKENLYGTINQLMMATGQVLGQSSTLKQSSDQVKEGSEQIAATMEELSSGSESQASHASDLAGAMDQYNKRVNSVVEYGNQIAGESARVMDLSEQGKHAIDRSVNQMRTIHQMVQTSYHKVQGLDKRTEEIDRIVEVIKEIAEQTNLLALNAAIEAARAGETGKGFAVVADEVRKLAEQVTDSIADITNIVANIQTESNQVAQSLEAGYQEVENGTEQMRQTGENFSTINQSITEMVNRMNHMVSNLEEINEHSTEMHRSVDEIAAVSQQSAAAVEQTAASAEETNHSMEEVSRSAQELEALAGSLEKQIEKFKIV